Below is a window of bacterium DNA.
GGATGACAGGCCGCCCGCCAGCACCCGCTCGACGGCTTCGGCTACGTCCGGCTTGCGGATGTCGAATCCTCCTACCTGCCGGAAACGGATCACACCATCGCCGTCGATGATCCATCCGTTCGGGATCGCGCGAAAGCCGTATCGTGTGGCCAAGAACCCATCCGTGTCGACCAGCACAGGGTATCGGGCCCCGGCCGTCAGGGCATGCTGACGTGCCATTTCGGGACCGCCGGCATCCATCGCGACGGCGAGAATCTCGACCCCAGCTTCTGTGTGGGTCTCATAGAATCGCTGCCACACGGGCAGCTGCTGTCGGCACGCTCACCAGGATCCCCAGGTGAAGAGGATCGCCCACCGGCCTCGGAACGCGCTGAGCGAATGCTGCCCGCCGTTCACGCCCGGCAGGGTGAAGTCCGGAGCAAGATCTCCGACGCGCGCACGCACACCGTCTCCTTGATCCACGATCCCTTCCCTGCCTTTCTGGGAACGTCTCTCGCTCGCTCCGTTCCAGAACGTTCCAGTCCAGTCACTCGGTTCTTATCCGATCAACGTCTTCGATCCCGGATCCATGCCCGAGATCGACGTACGTCTGAAGGCGTGATAACTCGGGGCTCATCACGGACTCTCGTAGTCCAGGACGGCAGTCGCACCCACGGACAACACGCCCGTCTCGGCGAACCTGTGTTCGCGTTCTAGTCGGCGATGTTGTTGTCTCTCCGGTGGATGGATATCGAAGGGAAGTTGTGGTTCACTATTCTTGATCGGGTCAATCACATTACGCGACAGACAGGGGCACGGG
It encodes the following:
- a CDS encoding TlpA disulfide reductase family protein, producing MDQGDGVRARVGDLAPDFTLPGVNGGQHSLSAFRGRWAILFTWGSWUACRQQLPVWQRFYETHTEAGVEILAVAMDAGGPEMARQHALTAGARYPVLVDTDGFLATRYGFRAIPNGWIIDGDGVIRFRQVGGFDIRKPDVAEAVERVLAGGLSSPGDATAAWPSADGAAAFQEGVRLLRTGRRREALGAWMRAAEADPENLLIRKQIWFLLYPERFDPEVDFAWQKAQREREARLGIRNANPVPDIFGDKRNG